From Enterobacteriaceae endosymbiont of Donacia simplex, one genomic window encodes:
- the trmB gene encoding tRNA (guanosine(46)-N7)-methyltransferase TrmB, translating to MNNIKSFVCRYRKLKKSKQIIFNKYFNFFNINYENKHLNFVKIFNNNLSIIIDIGFGIDNNIINFAIQNIKYNFIGIEVYFPGIINCLQKIIEKKIKNLKLIYYDAFSIFRNMIPDCSIKLVQFYFPDPWPKTKHKKRRLLKIDFLKIIFLKLINNGLLYIITDCQDYKDSIILNIKNINYNNNKFIILKSNQYNNIYKNLNLYLLKSKFFKKAKIKKKKIYYIEYKKIILSK from the coding sequence ATGAATAATATAAAAAGTTTTGTTTGTCGTTATAGAAAATTAAAAAAATCTAAACAAATAATTTTTAATAAATATTTTAATTTTTTTAATATTAATTATGAAAATAAACATTTAAATTTTGTAAAGATTTTTAATAATAATTTATCAATTATCATTGATATTGGTTTTGGAATAGATAATAATATTATTAATTTTGCGATACAAAATATAAAATATAATTTTATTGGTATAGAAGTATATTTTCCAGGAATTATAAATTGTCTTCAAAAAATTATAGAAAAAAAAATTAAAAATTTAAAATTAATTTATTATGATGCTTTTTCTATTTTTAGAAATATGATACCTGATTGTTCAATTAAATTAGTTCAGTTTTATTTTCCTGATCCTTGGCCAAAAACAAAACATAAAAAAAGAAGATTATTGAAAATAGATTTTTTAAAAATTATTTTTTTAAAATTAATTAATAATGGATTATTATATATAATAACTGATTGTCAAGATTATAAAGATAGTATTATTTTAAATATAAAAAACATTAATTATAATAATAATAAATTTATAATTTTAAAATCTAATCAATATAATAATATATATAAAAATTTAAATTTATATTTATTAAAAAGTAAATTTTTTAAAAAAGCAAAAATTAAAAAAAAAAAAATATATTATATAGAATATAAAAAAATTATACTTTCTAAATAA
- a CDS encoding oxidative damage protection protein, whose product MSKKIFCIYFQCKMIQLNYKVYPGNIGDIIYNNISHNAWIKWLVYQTKLINEKKLNMTKEKHILFLEKEMINFLFKNNKTFFNKINYGAKRN is encoded by the coding sequence ATGTCAAAAAAAATTTTTTGTATTTACTTTCAATGTAAAATGATTCAGTTAAATTATAAAGTATATCCAGGTAATATAGGAGATATTATTTATAATAATATTTCACACAATGCATGGATTAAATGGTTAGTTTATCAAACTAAATTAATTAATGAAAAAAAATTAAATATGACGAAAGAAAAACATATTCTTTTTTTAGAAAAAGAAATGATTAATTTTTTATTTAAAAATAATAAAACCTTTTTTAATAAAATAAATTATGGAGCTAAGCGGAATTGA
- the rmuC gene encoding DNA recombination protein RmuC, with translation MFFYKNFIYFFTQFLLTIIIFFYYKKKKKIKKYLIKKIKKNKRLEIELIKKIEQIEFLQNLKIENKNLNKIIFNQMEIILNLKIKIKEIQTKLDDNIIFFSKKKKLIINNNHYLNTEFQNLANKILEKSEKRINQYNNQNIKNIILPLNIKLETLKEQLQKNLNQESLERNILTNEIKNLKKLNIHISQEAINLTNALKGNNKIQGIWGELVLNKILESSGLRNGYEYETQKKIELKNEKKIQPDVIINLPYNKKIIIDSKMTLIAYERYFNTNNKNTQQKALNDHILAIRNHLRILSSKKYQYALKLKLLDYIIMFIPIESAFSLAINFKPSLLYEALKLNIMLVSPTTLMISLRTIENLWRFDKQNKNSLVIANKATTLYNKIRLFVEDIYILEKNLNKLQISYDSAIKKLFKGKGNIISQAEDFRNLGIEVMNKINKNIIKKN, from the coding sequence ATGTTTTTTTACAAAAATTTTATTTATTTTTTTACACAATTTTTATTAACTATTATTATTTTTTTTTATTATAAAAAAAAAAAAAAAATTAAAAAATATTTAATAAAAAAAATAAAAAAAAATAAAAGATTAGAAATTGAATTAATAAAAAAAATAGAACAAATAGAATTTTTACAAAATTTAAAAATAGAAAACAAAAATTTAAATAAAATAATATTTAATCAGATGGAAATTATTTTAAATTTAAAAATAAAAATTAAAGAAATTCAAACAAAATTAGATGATAATATTATTTTTTTTAGTAAAAAAAAAAAATTAATTATAAATAATAATCATTATTTAAATACAGAATTTCAAAATTTAGCTAATAAAATTTTAGAAAAAAGTGAAAAAAGAATAAACCAATATAATAACCAAAATATAAAAAATATTATTTTACCTTTAAATATTAAATTAGAAACCTTAAAAGAACAATTACAAAAAAACTTAAATCAAGAATCATTAGAACGAAATATATTAACTAATGAAATTAAAAATTTAAAAAAATTAAATATACATATTTCTCAAGAAGCTATAAATCTTACTAATGCTCTAAAAGGAAATAATAAAATTCAAGGTATTTGGGGAGAGTTAGTATTAAATAAAATATTAGAATCTTCTGGATTAAGAAATGGATATGAATATGAAACACAAAAAAAAATTGAATTAAAAAATGAAAAAAAAATACAACCAGATGTAATTATAAATTTACCTTATAATAAAAAAATAATTATAGATTCAAAAATGACTTTAATAGCATATGAACGTTATTTTAATACCAATAACAAAAATACACAACAAAAAGCATTAAATGATCATATATTAGCTATTCGTAATCATTTACGTATATTAAGTAGTAAAAAATATCAGTATGCATTAAAATTAAAATTATTAGATTATATTATAATGTTTATTCCGATTGAATCTGCTTTTTCATTAGCAATAAATTTTAAACCTTCATTATTATATGAAGCTTTAAAACTAAATATCATGTTAGTTAGTCCTACAACATTAATGATTTCTTTAAGAACTATAGAAAATTTATGGCGTTTTGATAAACAAAATAAAAATTCTTTAGTTATTGCTAATAAAGCTACAACATTATATAATAAAATCAGATTATTTGTAGAAGATATATATATTTTAGAAAAAAATCTTAATAAACTACAAATTAGTTATGATTCAGCTATTAAAAAATTATTTAAAGGGAAAGGTAATATAATTTCTCAAGCTGAAGATTTTCGTAATTTAGGTATCGAAGTAATGAATAAAATTAATAAAAATATTATAAAAAAAAATTAA
- the asnS gene encoding asparagine--tRNA ligase — translation MYLVSSISQLMTGKIKINSKISIGGWVRNRRHSKLGLSFINLYDGSCINDIQIIAHNKLNNYKKEILSITSGCSLKVKGIFKYSPKNMQIYEIYALKIKILGWVDNPGKYPISPKKHSLKYLREVSHLRSRTKIISCITRIKHNIALYIHNFLHKKNFFWINTPLITTLDTEGSGKMFRVSTLDLSKFKYQKYTNIFKKDFFGKEAFLTVSGQLNLETYACAMSRVYTFGPTFRAENSNTNRHLAEFWMLEVEIAFSNLEYIINFIEKMLKNIFQYVLNFHENEITFLSEKIEKNLFNKINKVILNKFNIIEYTEAINILKNCKEKFSHLIIWGEDLSIEHEKYLTNKYFNNIVIIYNYPKNIKAFYMYLNNDKNTVASMDVLLPDIGEIIGGSQRENRINILDERLKEFKLNKNDYWWYRDLRKYGTIPHSGFGLGFERLISYITGIYNIKDVIPFPRTPYNAKF, via the coding sequence ATGTATTTAGTTTCTAGTATATCTCAATTAATGACCGGAAAAATAAAAATTAATAGTAAAATATCTATTGGAGGATGGGTTCGTAATAGAAGACATTCAAAATTAGGTCTTTCTTTTATTAATTTATATGACGGTTCATGTATTAATGATATACAAATTATTGCACATAATAAATTAAATAATTATAAAAAAGAAATTTTATCGATTACAAGTGGATGTTCCTTAAAAGTAAAAGGAATATTTAAATATTCACCTAAAAATATGCAAATTTATGAAATTTATGCATTAAAAATAAAAATTTTAGGTTGGGTAGATAATCCAGGAAAATATCCTATTTCTCCTAAAAAACATAGTTTAAAATATTTAAGAGAAGTTTCTCATCTAAGATCCAGAACAAAAATAATTAGTTGTATTACAAGAATTAAACATAATATAGCATTATATATACATAATTTTTTACATAAAAAAAATTTTTTTTGGATAAATACTCCTTTAATTACAACATTAGATACTGAAGGATCAGGAAAAATGTTTAGGGTATCTACTTTAGATTTATCAAAATTTAAATATCAAAAATATACAAATATTTTTAAAAAAGATTTTTTTGGTAAAGAAGCATTTTTAACTGTTTCTGGACAATTAAATTTAGAAACATATGCTTGTGCTATGTCTAGAGTTTATACATTTGGACCTACTTTTAGAGCTGAAAATTCAAATACTAATCGTCATTTAGCAGAATTTTGGATGTTAGAAGTAGAGATAGCTTTTTCTAATTTAGAATATATTATTAATTTTATAGAAAAAATGTTAAAAAATATTTTTCAATATGTTTTAAATTTTCATGAAAATGAAATTACTTTTTTATCTGAAAAAATAGAGAAAAATTTATTTAATAAAATAAATAAAGTTATATTAAATAAATTTAATATAATTGAATATACTGAAGCTATAAATATTTTAAAAAATTGTAAAGAAAAATTTTCTCATTTAATTATATGGGGTGAAGATCTCTCAATAGAACATGAAAAATATTTAACAAATAAATATTTTAATAATATAGTAATAATATATAATTATCCTAAAAATATTAAAGCATTCTATATGTATTTAAATAATGATAAAAATACTGTAGCATCCATGGATGTTTTATTACCTGATATTGGTGAAATTATAGGAGGTTCTCAAAGAGAAAATAGAATAAATATACTAGATGAAAGATTAAAAGAATTTAAACTTAATAAAAATGATTATTGGTGGTATCGTGATTTAAGAAAGTATGGTACTATTCCTCACTCTGGATTTGGTTTAGGTTTTGAGAGATTAATATCATATATTACTGGGATATATAATATTAAAGATGTAATTCCATTTCCAAGAACACCTTATAATGCAAAATTTTAA
- a CDS encoding porin, giving the protein MKYNILKFLIPFLLIISSNNITNASEIYNKNQQKIDLYGFLDIKKAYSKDREEIPKKYENIISNMIIGLKGKTKIFNDVYGYSQFEFSLPINQNTEIDKNVFPSIRLGLIGLNFNHGNSSLDFGRNYGILYDTTSYIKKDSFFTDDLMYNYNDKFMFGRTNNLLTYRNKNFFGLIKGLEIALQYKSPHFYTEENVFYDENNNNEDRDIFVEKEKNKKGWGASIGYKIGNSGVSITGSYFNSSKIIDKNDELKKVFSIKKQNLKNDDNINAFSIGAKYEKNNIYLATVFSRAKNSLTYLDRHSSVFAYKIKKLEIIGQYKFDNNLKATISYVQTEGNNIPAGYHYPGGNINFLKYISINTIYKFSKNLSAYFDYRINLLNKKDRYIKTNDLFTDNLFGIGIIYKF; this is encoded by the coding sequence ATGAAATATAATATATTAAAATTTTTAATACCTTTTTTACTAATAATTAGTAGTAATAATATTACCAATGCTAGTGAAATTTATAATAAAAATCAACAAAAGATAGATTTATATGGATTTTTAGACATTAAAAAAGCATATTCTAAAGATAGAGAAGAAATTCCTAAAAAATACGAAAATATTATATCAAATATGATTATTGGACTTAAAGGAAAAACTAAAATTTTTAATGACGTTTATGGTTATTCTCAATTTGAATTTAGTTTACCAATAAATCAAAATACTGAAATAGATAAAAATGTTTTTCCATCTATACGTTTAGGTTTAATAGGTTTAAATTTTAATCATGGTAATAGTTCTTTAGATTTTGGAAGAAATTATGGAATATTGTATGATACAACTTCTTATATTAAAAAAGATTCTTTTTTTACAGATGATTTAATGTATAATTACAATGATAAGTTTATGTTTGGAAGAACAAATAATCTTTTAACATATAGAAATAAAAATTTTTTTGGTTTAATTAAAGGATTAGAAATTGCATTACAATATAAAAGTCCTCATTTTTATACCGAAGAGAATGTATTTTACGATGAAAATAATAATAATGAAGACCGTGATATTTTTGTAGAAAAAGAGAAAAATAAAAAAGGATGGGGTGCTTCAATTGGATATAAAATAGGAAATTCAGGAGTAAGTATTACAGGATCTTATTTTAATTCTTCTAAAATAATTGATAAAAACGATGAATTAAAAAAAGTTTTTTCTATAAAAAAACAAAATTTAAAAAATGATGATAATATAAATGCTTTTTCAATTGGAGCTAAATATGAAAAAAATAATATTTATTTAGCAACAGTATTTAGTAGAGCAAAAAATTCGTTAACATATTTAGATAGACATAGTTCTGTTTTTGCGTATAAAATTAAAAAATTAGAAATTATTGGACAATATAAATTTGATAATAATTTAAAAGCTACTATTTCTTATGTTCAAACAGAAGGAAATAATATTCCAGCAGGATACCATTATCCAGGTGGAAATATAAATTTTTTAAAATATATATCAATTAATACAATTTATAAATTTAGTAAAAATTTATCTGCTTACTTTGATTATCGCATTAATTTATTAAATAAAAAAGATAGATATATAAAAACAAATGATTTATTTACAGATAACCTTTTTGGTATAGGTATAATTTATAAATTTTAA
- a CDS encoding MBL fold metallo-hydrolase yields MNYIIVPVTNFNQNCYIIWCQKTLNAALIDPGGEYLKILKILNKYKLNITKILITHCHLDHIGAAYTLSKVLKVPILGPHKKDIFWVKNIKLQNKIFQLPYCIFKNNIWLKNNQNVYIGEIILQTYHCPGHTLGHVIFFNKLNNYLISGDTIFKNSIGRTDLPNSNFNLLIRSIKKKIFSLNKNTIILPGHGEKTSINYEIINNPWLQKKTNYF; encoded by the coding sequence ATGAATTATATAATTGTTCCTGTTACAAATTTTAATCAAAATTGTTATATTATATGGTGTCAAAAAACACTAAATGCTGCTCTTATTGATCCTGGAGGAGAATATTTAAAAATTTTAAAAATTTTAAATAAATACAAATTAAATATAACAAAAATTTTGATAACTCATTGTCATTTAGATCATATTGGTGCAGCTTATACTTTATCTAAAGTATTAAAAGTTCCTATATTAGGTCCACATAAAAAAGATATTTTTTGGGTAAAAAATATAAAACTACAAAACAAAATATTTCAATTACCGTATTGTATCTTTAAAAATAATATATGGTTAAAAAATAATCAAAACGTGTATATAGGAGAAATTATATTACAAACATATCATTGTCCTGGACATACTTTAGGTCATGTAATTTTTTTTAATAAATTAAATAATTATTTAATATCAGGAGATACTATTTTTAAAAATAGTATAGGTAGAACAGATTTACCAAATAGTAATTTTAACCTTTTAATTCGTTCTATAAAAAAAAAAATTTTTTCTTTAAATAAAAATACTATAATTTTACCAGGTCATGGAGAAAAAACTAGTATTAATTATGAAATAATAAATAATCCTTGGTTACAAAAAAAAACTAACTATTTCTAA